In the Deferribacter desulfuricans SSM1 genome, TCTAAAAGATAACAGTTATGAGCAATTTAGTACAAATCTGTTATTAAATACTGCATTAGAAATTGAAGCTAATGCATTAAATTATAGTGATTTTATTAAAAAGGTTAGGTTCACAAGTTTTTCAGCAAATCTTGAAAAAAGGCATATAATTTTTTCTAATGGAGAAGTTTTACTTGAAGAAACAACCTCATTTAGTGGTTCGACATATGTTGTTGCTGAAGATGGGAATGATTCGCAGAGTGGTTATGATTTTTTAAGTACAGTTTTCTACGATGATTTTGATTATAATATGGTAGGTCAAAGAGCTGCCAGAGAAGCAGTGGATTTACTGGGTAGCAAAAAACTCAAAAGTGGAAAATATTATATCGTTTTTAAAAATAGTGTGATGGCAGAATTTTTAGATTTGATAGCTGAGCTGGTAAATGCAGAGAATATTTTGAAAAATAAAAGCTTTTTAAAAAATAAAATTGGTGAAAATATCACCTCTAAGATTATTAACCTTTATGATGATTCGAAGATGGAAGGATGCGTTGGTAGTTATTATTTTGATGATGAAGGGGTCGCTGGAGGAAAAACAGAAATATTTAAAGATGGCTTATTACAAGGGTATTTACACAATAGTTATACATCAAAAAAATTAAATCATAAGAATACTGGGAATGCTTCTATATCTGGGAGTGGTAAATTAGGTATAAGCCCGTCCAACCTAATTTTAACTGGAGAAAATATTGTATCTTTTGATGAAATTGGTAAATTTGATAATGTTTTGTTTGTTACCGAGGTTATGGGGATGCATATGGCTGATCCAATTAGTGGTAATTTCTCTATTGGTATTAATGGAACTTATTATAAAAATGGAGAAAAAATCACTCCTTTTGGTGAGTTAGTTTTAACAGGCAATTTAGCAGATTTGCTATACAATGTAATTGCTATATTTGATGACGCAAGAGATTTTGGTGGCGTTATAACGCCTTCTGTTATGTTTGATAAATTTACAGTTAGTGGTTCTTAAGAGGTGAATATGATAATTGAAGAGTTAAATGAGAGCTTAGAAGAAATAGACAAAAGTATAGAATCATTTAAGCAGGTGGTAAAAGAAGATGAAATAAATAAAAAGATTGAAGCTATTGATAAAATGTCAATGGAAGATCCTGACTTCTGGAATAAAAAAGAATCTAAACAACTTTTAAAAGAACAGGCATCTTTAAAAAAATTCTTATCAGAATGGGAAGAGCTTTTAACTATTAGAGAAGATATCGATGTTTTAATAGAACTTTTTAAAGAGGGGTCTGAAGAGGTTAAAGAAGATATAATTTCAAATTTAAATGAATTAAAAAAGAGAGTTAGTGATTTTGAATTAAAACTTATTTTAAATGGGGAACACGATATAAATAATGCAATAGTTACAATCCATGCTGGAGCTGGTGGGACTGAAGCTTGTGACTGGGTTTCAATGCTTTTTAGAATGTATACGAGATGGGTTGAGAGAAAAAAATATAAATATGAAATTCTTGATATGTTACCAGGGGATGAAGCTGGGATAAAATCGATAACATTTAATGTTATCGGTGAGTATAGTTACGGATATTTAAAAGGTGAATCTGGGGTTCACCGTCTTGTGAGGATATCCCCTTTTGATTCTAATAACAGGAGACATACATCTTTTGCTTCTGTTTTTGTGTTGCCTGAGATTGATGATGAAATTGATATTGAAATAAATGAGTCCGATCTTAAAATTGAGACATTCAGAGCAAGTGGTGCAGGTGGCCAGCATGTTAATACTACAGATTCTGCGGTGAGGATAACTCATTTACCTACAGGGATTGTTGTGTCATGTCAAAATGAAAGAAGCCAGCACAAAAACAAAGCGCATGCTATGAAAATTTTAAAAGCGAGGCTTTATGAGTATGAGATGGAAAAAAGGAATAAAGAGAAAGAGAAACTTGAAAGCAGCAAAACAGAGATTGGTTGGGGCAATCAGATTAGATCTTATGTAATGCACCCCTATAAAATGGTAAAAGATTTAAGAACGAGGTATGAAACAGGTAATGTGGATGCGGTGATGGATGGTGATATAGATGATTTTATAAAAACTTACTTGCTCATGGAGGCTGGTATTACTAAAAATGCTGACGAAGATTAAAACTCTACGACCAACATATGCTGAGATAAATCTTGCAAACTATAAACACAATATTGAAGTTGCTAAATCACTTTCTAAGTCAAAAATTATTGCCATTGTTAAAGCAGATGCTTATGGACACGGGGCTATAAAATTATCAAAATTTGCTTATGAACAATGTGATGTAAAAGATTTTGGTGTGGCTACCATAGAAGAAGGGGTTAATTTAAGAAACGTTTTACCCACTGATGCAAGAATAATCACTCTTGGATATATCGATGAACATCATTTCGAAGAATTGTTACATCATAAAATAACACCAACTGTTTTTGATAAAAGTATTATGGCTAAATTAGACAAATTTGCAAAAGGGAATAATGTGGTTTTAGATGTTGTTTTAAAGATTGATACGGGGATGAATAGATTAGGGTTTGGTTTAAATACTGATTTTAATGAGTTAGTTGAGAGTTATTCAAACCTAAATATTGTATTGATGATGACACATTTATCCTCTTCTGATACCGATTTGGATTATACAAAATGGCAGATTAACAGGTTTGATGAATACCTAAAGAGATATAATGTCAAGGCAGAAACTTCAGTATTCAATTCATCAGCAATATGTTTTTATTCAAATAAATATACTTATACAAGGCCTGGTATTATGAGTTATGGCTATGTTTATCCAGAAAACAGATTTGGTTTAAAACCTGTAATGAGCATTTATTCGAAACTTATTCATATAAAAAGATTAAAAAAGGGTGAGAAGATAAGTTATAATCAAACATTTACTGCTTCAAAAGATATGAAAATTGGTGTGATACCGATTGGCTATGCTGATGGGTATTTTAGAGCTTTAAGTAATAAAGGTGTGATGTTTGTAAACGGTAAGCCCTGCAATGTGGTGGGGACAGTGTGTATGGATATGACTATGATAGATATAACTCATCTAAATGAATCAGATTTAGATTGTGAAGTAGAAGTTTTGGGTAAACATATTGATGCTGAGCAGATAGCTAAAATGTGTAATACAATAAGTTATGAAATAGTTTGTGCTATTTCTGATAGAATTCCGAGGGTTTATATAAATGCTTAAATTCTTTGAAATTATTGGTGCACCTATTTTAAATTTCATTTATGGATCTGGCAGAATTTTTCTTTTTTTTATAGACTTTTTTAGATGGGCTTTTATCCCCCCTTATCGTGTTCGTTTGCTTTTTAAGCAGATGGAGTTTATTGGGGTTAATTCACTTTCTGTTATAATATTAACAGGGACTTTTACAGGGATGGTTTTTGCTTTCCAAAGTTATATAGGTTTTCACCGTTTTGGTGCTGAATATATGGTGGGGACTGTAGTTGGCTTAGGTATGGCAAGAGAGCTTGGACCTGTTTTAAGCTCCATTATGGTTGCCGCCAGGGCTGGTTCTGCAATTGCAGCAGAAATTGGAACTATGAGGGTTACTGAGCAGATTGATGCTCTTTATGCTTTGGCTGTTGAGCCAGTGCAATATTTAGTAGTTCCTAGGATGCTTGCTGGTGTGATTGTTATGCCAATTTTAAATATTATTGCTGTTTTTTGTGGAGTTGTTGGTGGATATTTTGTGGGTGTTGAGATTTTGGGTATCAATAAAACACTATATCTTGAATATATGTATCGATATGTTGATTTTGACGATATTTACAATGGTATAATTAAAGCAACTGTTTTTGGTCTTATTCTGACACTTGTTGGTTGTTATAAAGGTTTTTATACCAGTGGTGGAGCAGAAGGGGTCGGTAAATCAACAACAGAATCTGTTGTATTATCCTCAGTATTAATTTTAGTTTTTGACTATATTCTGACAGCATTTATGTTTTGAGGTGGTGATGGAAATTGCTATTGAAGTGATAGACCTACACAAGAGCTTTGGTGAATATAAAGTTCATAAGGGAATCAATCTTAAGATTGTAAAAAATGCCATAACATACATAATTGGCCCATCAGGGACAGGTAAGAGTGTGCTTTTAAAACAGATAATGGGGTTGTTAAAACCTGACAAGGGGAAAGTAATAGTTTTAGGAGAAGATTTATCAACACTAAACAAAAAAGAATTATTAAATATTAGGAAAA is a window encoding:
- a CDS encoding TldD/PmbA family protein, translating into MNYLDIIEYGLKLYDDITVLIIENERKKVSVKQGEIEDYNIDKSRDHFIRLLKDGKHYAFRVSEGSFNDIKNMLNEVKDVFVYLPKDNYQLLCSDDKYENQLYLKDNSYEQFSTNLLLNTALEIEANALNYSDFIKKVRFTSFSANLEKRHIIFSNGEVLLEETTSFSGSTYVVAEDGNDSQSGYDFLSTVFYDDFDYNMVGQRAAREAVDLLGSKKLKSGKYYIVFKNSVMAEFLDLIAELVNAENILKNKSFLKNKIGENITSKIINLYDDSKMEGCVGSYYFDDEGVAGGKTEIFKDGLLQGYLHNSYTSKKLNHKNTGNASISGSGKLGISPSNLILTGENIVSFDEIGKFDNVLFVTEVMGMHMADPISGNFSIGINGTYYKNGEKITPFGELVLTGNLADLLYNVIAIFDDARDFGGVITPSVMFDKFTVSGS
- the prfB gene encoding peptide chain release factor 2, yielding MIIEELNESLEEIDKSIESFKQVVKEDEINKKIEAIDKMSMEDPDFWNKKESKQLLKEQASLKKFLSEWEELLTIREDIDVLIELFKEGSEEVKEDIISNLNELKKRVSDFELKLILNGEHDINNAIVTIHAGAGGTEACDWVSMLFRMYTRWVERKKYKYEILDMLPGDEAGIKSITFNVIGEYSYGYLKGESGVHRLVRISPFDSNNRRHTSFASVFVLPEIDDEIDIEINESDLKIETFRASGAGGQHVNTTDSAVRITHLPTGIVVSCQNERSQHKNKAHAMKILKARLYEYEMEKRNKEKEKLESSKTEIGWGNQIRSYVMHPYKMVKDLRTRYETGNVDAVMDGDIDDFIKTYLLMEAGITKNADED
- the alr gene encoding alanine racemase; this translates as MLTKIKTLRPTYAEINLANYKHNIEVAKSLSKSKIIAIVKADAYGHGAIKLSKFAYEQCDVKDFGVATIEEGVNLRNVLPTDARIITLGYIDEHHFEELLHHKITPTVFDKSIMAKLDKFAKGNNVVLDVVLKIDTGMNRLGFGLNTDFNELVESYSNLNIVLMMTHLSSSDTDLDYTKWQINRFDEYLKRYNVKAETSVFNSSAICFYSNKYTYTRPGIMSYGYVYPENRFGLKPVMSIYSKLIHIKRLKKGEKISYNQTFTASKDMKIGVIPIGYADGYFRALSNKGVMFVNGKPCNVVGTVCMDMTMIDITHLNESDLDCEVEVLGKHIDAEQIAKMCNTISYEIVCAISDRIPRVYINA
- a CDS encoding MlaE family ABC transporter permease — protein: MLKFFEIIGAPILNFIYGSGRIFLFFIDFFRWAFIPPYRVRLLFKQMEFIGVNSLSVIILTGTFTGMVFAFQSYIGFHRFGAEYMVGTVVGLGMARELGPVLSSIMVAARAGSAIAAEIGTMRVTEQIDALYALAVEPVQYLVVPRMLAGVIVMPILNIIAVFCGVVGGYFVGVEILGINKTLYLEYMYRYVDFDDIYNGIIKATVFGLILTLVGCYKGFYTSGGAEGVGKSTTESVVLSSVLILVFDYILTAFMF